The following coding sequences lie in one Thalassoglobus polymorphus genomic window:
- a CDS encoding DUF1549 domain-containing protein: MKFPAAYLPPASLLIIVSIFATNAHAEQPDAQQANVQKANSAGIEFFESKIRPLLIDRCADCHGADLQEAELRLDTPGHLLAGGQSGPIVVAGKPDQSLLITAVGFKDEALQMPPDDKLTDAEIALLTKWVEMGAPAPNAELIASKQRIPFDVDEARKHWSFQELKRPAVPEIEGLSNPIDQFIYAKLEEKRLIPAPPATKRVLIRRAYLDLIGLPPTPEQIQAFLEDETPEAFNKVVEDLLASPHYGERWGRHWLDVARYADSNGLDENIAHGNAWRYRDYVIESFNSDKPYDQFVKEQLAGDLLEGPEETRYERLIATGFLSLGPKVLAEADQTKMLMDIIDEQVDTTGRAFLGLTLGCARCHDHKFDPIRADDYYALAGIFKSTYTMESLKTIAKWNEHVIATPEELEAKKKHDAQVASIQSQLDELKKKQTANSTASAAKPVVKVDATGEKVVEQPAAEKPEAEPSLAEQIKSLDKELKALKAKAPPLSTTMGVKEAEPEDIPIHVRGSHRSLGRVVDRGVPLVLAKHDPGLKNPKQSGRLELANWMASSENPLTSRVWVNRVWRWHFGEGLSTSVDNFGFLGQEPSHPKLLDWLATEFIAKGWSTKELHRLIMSSKTYQMAAEHNAHNSTIDPANTYLSRANTQRMEAEIFRDSLLFVSAQLDTTMGGSLLHVKNREFIFNHTSKDNTNYDTTRRSIYLPVIRNNLYAPFSLFDYTDASVLNGDRETSTVAPQALYALNSDLVITASEKLAERLLQQESDNPEQRVNVLFETTYGRTPTDSEISAVLEYVQQLQTQKKQSEQLSWTALCQIFLISNEFIYVE, from the coding sequence GTGAAATTTCCAGCCGCTTATCTGCCCCCTGCCTCCCTTTTGATCATCGTTTCGATCTTTGCGACGAATGCTCACGCCGAGCAACCGGACGCCCAGCAGGCAAACGTCCAAAAGGCAAATAGTGCAGGCATCGAATTCTTTGAGTCGAAAATTCGTCCTCTCCTCATTGATCGCTGTGCTGACTGTCATGGAGCGGATTTACAAGAAGCGGAATTGCGTCTTGATACGCCCGGACATCTTCTTGCCGGTGGACAATCTGGTCCAATTGTCGTAGCTGGCAAACCAGATCAGAGCTTGCTCATCACCGCTGTCGGCTTCAAAGATGAAGCCTTGCAAATGCCTCCCGACGACAAACTCACGGATGCAGAGATTGCTTTGCTGACAAAATGGGTTGAGATGGGGGCACCAGCACCGAATGCAGAACTGATTGCTTCAAAACAACGCATCCCCTTCGATGTCGACGAAGCTCGCAAGCATTGGTCGTTCCAGGAGTTAAAGCGTCCAGCTGTTCCAGAAATCGAAGGGCTGTCTAACCCGATTGATCAATTCATCTACGCCAAGTTGGAAGAGAAGAGGCTCATCCCGGCACCGCCAGCCACGAAACGTGTGCTGATCCGTCGGGCCTACCTTGATCTCATTGGGCTGCCACCAACACCGGAACAGATTCAAGCATTCCTCGAAGACGAAACTCCCGAAGCCTTCAATAAGGTCGTTGAAGATCTCCTTGCATCGCCACATTATGGCGAACGCTGGGGAAGACATTGGTTGGATGTGGCCCGGTATGCGGATTCAAATGGACTTGATGAAAATATTGCTCACGGAAATGCGTGGCGTTATCGAGATTATGTCATCGAGTCTTTCAACTCTGATAAACCGTACGATCAATTCGTGAAAGAACAACTCGCAGGCGACCTTCTGGAAGGACCTGAAGAAACAAGATACGAACGGCTCATCGCGACAGGATTCCTTTCGCTCGGACCTAAGGTTCTGGCTGAAGCAGATCAAACCAAAATGCTGATGGACATCATCGACGAACAGGTCGATACCACCGGTCGAGCTTTTCTCGGTCTCACATTGGGATGTGCTCGGTGTCACGATCACAAGTTCGATCCGATCCGGGCAGACGATTACTACGCCTTGGCCGGGATTTTCAAAAGCACTTATACAATGGAATCGCTCAAGACGATTGCCAAATGGAATGAGCACGTCATCGCCACTCCTGAAGAGCTTGAAGCAAAGAAGAAGCATGATGCACAGGTCGCTTCCATTCAGTCCCAACTTGATGAACTGAAAAAGAAACAGACAGCTAACTCCACCGCCTCAGCCGCAAAACCGGTTGTTAAAGTTGACGCGACAGGTGAAAAGGTCGTCGAGCAACCAGCTGCCGAAAAGCCCGAGGCAGAACCGAGCTTGGCTGAGCAGATCAAGTCGCTCGACAAAGAATTGAAAGCGCTCAAGGCCAAAGCACCGCCTCTTTCAACAACAATGGGCGTGAAAGAAGCTGAACCTGAAGACATCCCGATCCACGTCCGTGGAAGCCATCGCTCACTGGGGCGCGTCGTCGACAGAGGTGTCCCACTTGTTTTGGCGAAACATGATCCCGGTCTCAAAAACCCCAAGCAAAGTGGGCGTTTAGAACTCGCGAACTGGATGGCATCTTCTGAGAACCCATTGACTTCACGAGTTTGGGTGAACCGTGTCTGGCGTTGGCACTTCGGCGAGGGACTGTCGACTTCCGTAGACAACTTCGGATTCCTCGGCCAAGAACCTTCGCACCCCAAGCTCCTTGACTGGCTCGCAACGGAATTCATAGCCAAGGGGTGGTCCACAAAAGAGCTGCACCGTTTGATTATGTCTTCAAAAACTTATCAGATGGCAGCTGAGCACAACGCTCACAACAGCACGATTGACCCGGCGAACACATATCTCTCAAGGGCAAATACACAACGCATGGAAGCTGAAATCTTTCGCGATTCACTCCTCTTTGTCAGTGCGCAACTCGACACCACAATGGGTGGGTCTTTGTTGCATGTCAAAAATCGCGAATTCATTTTTAATCACACGTCTAAAGACAATACAAATTACGATACGACTCGTCGTTCCATCTACTTGCCAGTGATTCGGAACAATTTATATGCCCCGTTCTCACTTTTCGATTACACCGATGCTTCCGTTCTGAATGGAGATCGCGAAACATCCACCGTCGCTCCACAAGCACTTTACGCATTGAATAGTGACCTGGTGATCACAGCCTCTGAAAAACTTGCTGAGAGACTTCTTCAGCAGGAATCTGACAACCCAGAGCAACGAGTCAACGTTCTGTTCGAAACGACCTATGGTCGAACTCCAACAGATTCTGAAATTTCGGCGGTTCTCGAGTATGTGCAGCAGTTGCAAACTCAGAAAAAACAAAGCGAGCAGTTGTCATGGACTGCGCTTTGTCAAATTTTCCTGATTTCAAACGAGTTCATTTATGTTGAATAA
- a CDS encoding UTP--glucose-1-phosphate uridylyltransferase — MQLDKQVSSVLEKNRQQHLVRFWEELSEPQQGQLQEQVGTIDFPLLQTLIQKRDRQENNDSQENKAQLASSPEQLVRLPKASEELETRQRAEVLGRQLLQSGKVGAILVAGGQGSRLGFDAPKGMYPIGPISDRTLFQVLSEQLLARSRQAGVPIPYFIMTSEATHVPTMKFFESQNYFGLGKENVYFFQQASLPAIEDDSHRIFLADKGEVATSPDGHGGMLRALAAHGMIEVMQARGVEHLFYHQVDNPTTIVCDPSLLGLHIEQESDLTTKVVAKESPEERMGVLVTINGKTEIIEYSDLPAEEAYRKDESGNHIFWAGNTAIHVFRREFIESLIGGELSLPFHIAHKIVPHVEINSGRQVVPDSPNGNKFEQFIFDALPHARVALVVEGDRNREFNPVKNAEGKDSPATSRAALQRIATEWVQQAGGIIQDNATLEISPLFALDSRELQAKLSENVSYTTDTILSD, encoded by the coding sequence ATGCAGTTGGACAAGCAGGTCTCATCTGTACTCGAAAAAAATCGTCAGCAACATCTTGTTCGATTCTGGGAGGAGCTTTCAGAGCCTCAACAAGGTCAGTTGCAAGAGCAAGTTGGCACGATTGATTTTCCACTCTTACAGACGTTGATTCAAAAACGTGATCGGCAAGAGAACAACGACTCTCAGGAGAACAAGGCGCAGTTGGCAAGTTCTCCGGAACAACTTGTTCGTCTTCCCAAAGCGAGTGAGGAACTTGAGACTCGGCAGCGTGCTGAAGTGCTTGGACGGCAGCTTCTTCAATCGGGCAAAGTTGGTGCGATTCTCGTCGCAGGCGGGCAAGGATCACGATTGGGGTTTGATGCACCAAAAGGGATGTATCCAATCGGTCCGATCAGCGACCGCACATTATTTCAGGTTTTATCTGAACAGCTACTTGCACGCTCTCGGCAGGCAGGCGTCCCAATCCCATATTTCATCATGACGAGTGAGGCAACTCACGTCCCTACGATGAAGTTCTTTGAGAGTCAGAATTACTTCGGGCTGGGCAAAGAGAATGTCTATTTCTTCCAGCAGGCTTCACTGCCAGCGATTGAAGACGATTCCCACCGAATCTTTCTCGCTGATAAAGGCGAGGTCGCGACGAGTCCAGATGGCCATGGGGGAATGCTGCGAGCACTTGCGGCGCACGGAATGATCGAAGTCATGCAGGCCCGCGGAGTTGAACATCTCTTTTATCATCAGGTTGATAATCCAACCACGATTGTCTGTGACCCGTCTCTGTTGGGATTACATATCGAGCAAGAGTCGGACCTGACTACAAAAGTCGTTGCGAAAGAATCTCCTGAGGAGAGAATGGGAGTGCTGGTCACCATCAACGGTAAAACTGAAATCATCGAATACAGCGACTTGCCAGCTGAGGAGGCGTATCGAAAGGATGAGTCTGGAAACCACATTTTCTGGGCGGGGAACACCGCAATTCATGTCTTTCGCCGAGAATTCATTGAGTCGCTGATCGGTGGTGAGTTGTCACTTCCATTTCATATCGCACACAAGATTGTCCCCCACGTTGAGATCAACTCCGGTCGCCAAGTCGTTCCCGATTCACCGAACGGAAACAAGTTCGAACAGTTTATTTTCGACGCCCTTCCCCATGCACGAGTTGCATTAGTCGTGGAAGGAGATCGAAATCGAGAGTTCAATCCGGTCAAAAATGCGGAAGGGAAAGATTCCCCAGCGACGTCACGAGCAGCACTGCAACGGATCGCTACGGAGTGGGTGCAACAAGCAGGCGGGATCATTCAGGATAACGCGACTCTTGAAATCAGCCCCCTTTTCGCCCTCGACTCACGGGAACTCCAGGCAAAACTCTCAGAGAATGTTTCGTACACGACCGACACAATATTGAGTGATTGA
- a CDS encoding SelL-related redox protein — MVNSETELSVSPWMKPVLRLAGIYNLTWGLWVILFPIASLKVCGYPAPPTYPELWQCIGMIVGVYGIGYWIAAGDPFRHWPIVFVGLLGKIFGPIGFLFAYSQGNLPLSAGLVNIFNDLIWWIPFTLILWNALKFEQTRNATGETGLTFSEAIQKFRSQDGTSLAEFSNRQPVLVVFLRHSGCTFCREALSEIQMQREKIKSEGVQIAFVHMEDEEHGKKFFERYNVADLPRYSDPEQVLYRAFEVGQARFGQLMNFNVLWKGFLSAIVKGHGFSKVHSNVFRMPGTFLIQNEKILARHIAKDPSDHPDYGDLACDIKAEGMIMPSAPVKNADL; from the coding sequence ATGGTCAACTCTGAAACAGAACTCTCCGTCAGCCCCTGGATGAAGCCGGTCTTACGGCTCGCTGGAATTTACAACCTCACATGGGGACTCTGGGTGATTCTGTTTCCGATTGCATCTCTCAAAGTTTGTGGCTATCCCGCGCCCCCCACTTACCCGGAACTTTGGCAGTGCATCGGAATGATTGTCGGGGTCTACGGGATTGGGTACTGGATCGCAGCGGGTGATCCTTTTCGACATTGGCCGATTGTTTTCGTGGGACTTCTCGGGAAGATTTTCGGCCCTATTGGATTTCTCTTTGCCTACTCGCAGGGCAACCTGCCTCTTTCAGCAGGACTCGTCAATATTTTCAACGACCTGATCTGGTGGATTCCATTCACTTTGATTCTCTGGAATGCATTGAAGTTTGAACAAACTCGGAATGCGACTGGTGAAACCGGTCTCACTTTCAGCGAAGCGATTCAAAAATTCCGGTCTCAAGATGGAACATCTCTTGCCGAGTTCTCGAACAGACAACCTGTCCTCGTGGTCTTCTTAAGACATTCCGGTTGCACATTCTGCCGCGAAGCACTCAGCGAGATTCAAATGCAGCGTGAGAAAATTAAATCAGAAGGAGTGCAAATCGCATTCGTACACATGGAGGACGAAGAGCATGGAAAGAAGTTCTTCGAGAGGTACAATGTTGCAGACCTTCCCCGCTACAGCGATCCAGAGCAGGTGCTTTACCGGGCTTTTGAAGTCGGCCAGGCTCGTTTCGGCCAGCTAATGAACTTCAACGTTCTCTGGAAAGGTTTTCTCTCTGCGATCGTGAAAGGCCACGGATTTTCGAAGGTCCACAGTAACGTCTTCCGTATGCCGGGAACGTTCTTGATCCAGAACGAAAAGATTCTCGCTCGACACATTGCAAAGGATCCGTCCGACCATCCTGACTACGGGGATCTTGCGTGCGACATAAAAGCTGAGGGCATGATCATGCCCTCAGCACCAGTGAAGAACGCGGATCTCTAA
- the rimO gene encoding 30S ribosomal protein S12 methylthiotransferase RimO, translating into MLDLPIIGEPPTEPSIEGESVGNTKGTYAFVSLGCPKNLVDSEKMLGSLALDGYSLVNNPDGADFVIVNTCGFIDESRKESKAVIQEMLDLKTNGKTKGVIVAGCLPERVGGSLIEEMPEIDHIVGVFGRDEITRVADRLVGGQKEQRELFRPAAIRALDDRARLRITPRHYAYLKISEGCDRTCTFCSIPSMRGKHVTKPIEMVIEEAKELAADGVRELILVAQDTTYYGMDYYGEVRLVQLLDELEKVEGVDWIRLMYLYPVNFTDELIDKIAGSTKILPYLDMPLQHINSRVLKRMQRRVNREKTIELVQKLRDRVPNLILRTTFIVGFPGETEEQFEELREFVKETHFERMGVFPYSVEPGTPAVKLDEHLAEDVKLRRQENLMTAQQQLAFDWGQSMVDYELDCIIDSPTDDPNVWIGRTYADAPEIDGVVYIQAENLEVGQMIPVTIVESREYDLVAVPSETVIDE; encoded by the coding sequence ATGCTAGACCTCCCTATTATTGGCGAACCACCAACGGAACCTTCGATTGAAGGTGAATCAGTCGGAAACACAAAAGGGACTTACGCATTTGTGAGTCTCGGCTGTCCGAAGAATCTGGTGGACAGCGAGAAGATGCTCGGCTCGCTGGCACTGGATGGTTATTCTCTCGTCAATAACCCTGATGGTGCAGACTTTGTGATCGTCAACACCTGCGGTTTCATCGATGAATCACGCAAGGAATCGAAGGCTGTGATTCAGGAGATGCTGGACCTGAAAACAAACGGCAAAACCAAAGGTGTGATTGTCGCAGGTTGCCTTCCCGAGCGTGTCGGTGGAAGCCTGATCGAGGAGATGCCGGAGATTGATCATATTGTCGGTGTCTTTGGACGTGATGAAATCACACGAGTTGCAGATCGACTTGTTGGTGGTCAAAAAGAACAGCGAGAACTCTTTCGCCCGGCAGCGATTCGCGCTCTCGACGACCGTGCCCGCTTACGCATCACACCGAGACACTACGCTTACCTCAAGATTTCAGAAGGTTGTGATCGGACCTGCACATTCTGTTCGATCCCCAGCATGCGTGGGAAGCATGTCACCAAGCCGATCGAAATGGTCATCGAAGAAGCGAAAGAACTCGCAGCAGACGGTGTCCGGGAACTGATTCTGGTTGCTCAAGACACCACTTACTACGGGATGGATTATTACGGCGAAGTTCGGCTGGTCCAACTTCTCGATGAGTTAGAAAAAGTCGAAGGGGTCGACTGGATTCGGTTAATGTACCTGTATCCGGTGAACTTTACTGATGAACTCATCGACAAGATCGCTGGCTCCACAAAAATTCTCCCGTATCTTGATATGCCATTACAGCACATCAACAGCCGTGTACTGAAGCGGATGCAGCGTCGAGTGAATCGCGAAAAAACGATTGAACTTGTGCAGAAGTTGCGAGACCGTGTTCCCAATCTCATTTTACGAACGACATTTATTGTCGGTTTTCCTGGTGAAACAGAAGAGCAGTTCGAAGAACTTCGCGAGTTTGTCAAAGAAACTCACTTTGAACGGATGGGCGTCTTCCCTTACTCCGTCGAACCGGGGACTCCTGCTGTCAAGCTCGACGAGCATCTCGCAGAGGACGTCAAACTCCGACGTCAAGAGAACCTGATGACCGCCCAGCAACAACTGGCATTCGACTGGGGACAATCGATGGTCGATTATGAACTCGACTGCATCATTGACTCCCCGACGGATGACCCGAATGTCTGGATTGGTCGAACCTATGCGGATGCCCCGGAAATCGATGGAGTCGTTTACATTCAGGCAGAGAACTTGGAAGTCGGGCAGATGATTCCGGTCACGATTGTGGAATCGCGGGAGTATGATCTCGTAGCAGTCCCTTCTGAAACTGTAATCGATGAGTGA
- a CDS encoding DUF1501 domain-containing protein, producing MGLSRRCLLQSTAVGFGQLAMAALLNQGQTANAAAPGLAPPQHFTPRAKRVIFLFMKGGPSGIDTFDYKPKLQEDDGKELPYDKPRVQFAATGALLGSPWKFKQYGESGIHVSELFPNVAQRIDDLCVLNSVHGTNAAHGGALLKLHTGSDTFVRPSMGAWINYGLGSENENLPGFLTICPTLAHGGVKNWGSAFLPAECQGVPLGVASKPSLEANVKYIENSKWSTDIQRSQIDLLNRMNRQHLDRSGPESALEARIQSFELAFKMQTEMPTAQDLSQESAATQSLYGLDDPVTADFGRQCLLARRFAERGVRFIQVTHSDTNVQWDQHSNLKTGHDKNAREVDLPIAGLLTDLKQRGLLEETLVLWGGEFGRTPVAQGKNGRDHNPEGFTMWMAGGGVKTGIRYGATDEYGYYAQEKKMHIHDLHATLLALLGLEHERLTFRYAGRDFRLTDVEGVVHDEIFA from the coding sequence ATGGGATTATCACGACGTTGTCTGCTCCAGTCGACAGCGGTCGGATTTGGGCAATTGGCGATGGCTGCGCTGCTCAATCAAGGACAGACTGCAAACGCAGCGGCTCCAGGTTTAGCTCCGCCCCAGCATTTTACGCCGCGAGCCAAACGAGTGATCTTTCTGTTTATGAAAGGTGGCCCGTCAGGGATCGACACGTTCGATTACAAGCCGAAGCTTCAGGAAGACGACGGAAAAGAGCTTCCTTACGATAAACCTCGCGTTCAATTTGCAGCGACGGGAGCTTTGCTTGGTTCTCCCTGGAAGTTCAAACAGTACGGCGAAAGCGGGATTCACGTCAGCGAACTGTTTCCTAACGTCGCCCAGCGAATCGACGATTTGTGTGTTTTGAATTCCGTACACGGAACCAATGCGGCACACGGCGGAGCTTTGCTGAAATTACATACAGGGAGCGATACTTTTGTTCGCCCAAGTATGGGAGCCTGGATTAATTACGGTCTTGGTTCAGAGAACGAAAACCTGCCCGGTTTTTTGACCATTTGCCCAACTTTGGCACATGGAGGAGTCAAGAACTGGGGCTCAGCGTTTCTGCCTGCAGAGTGTCAGGGAGTCCCTCTCGGTGTTGCCAGTAAACCGTCTCTTGAAGCAAACGTGAAGTATATTGAGAACTCAAAGTGGTCGACCGATATACAGCGCTCTCAGATCGATTTGCTCAATCGGATGAATCGTCAGCATTTGGACCGCTCAGGACCTGAGTCGGCACTGGAAGCTCGAATCCAATCGTTTGAGTTGGCATTCAAAATGCAAACGGAGATGCCAACCGCTCAAGATCTTTCCCAGGAATCGGCAGCTACTCAATCGCTTTATGGGCTGGACGATCCTGTCACAGCGGACTTCGGTCGTCAGTGTCTTCTTGCTAGACGTTTTGCCGAACGAGGTGTCCGCTTCATTCAGGTCACTCACAGCGACACAAATGTTCAATGGGATCAACACTCGAACCTGAAAACCGGCCACGATAAAAATGCCCGGGAAGTCGATCTTCCTATTGCCGGCTTGCTCACTGATTTGAAACAGCGTGGTCTGCTTGAAGAGACTCTTGTCCTTTGGGGCGGAGAATTCGGACGGACTCCTGTTGCTCAAGGGAAAAATGGTCGAGACCACAATCCAGAAGGATTCACAATGTGGATGGCTGGTGGTGGTGTGAAAACCGGTATTCGATATGGGGCAACCGATGAGTACGGGTACTATGCTCAAGAAAAGAAAATGCACATTCACGACCTCCACGCCACTTTGCTCGCATTGCTCGGTCTCGAACACGAACGTCTCACCTTCCGTTACGCCGGTCGAGACTTCCGCCTGACCGATGTCGAGGGTGTGGTTCACGACGAAATTTTCGCATGA
- a CDS encoding SGNH/GDSL hydrolase family protein: MKQLTLIAFTLFGLINHPDGSLAEDSKFPVDAKRVLFLGDSITHAGQFISEIEKELLLQSNGNIPELINLGLSSETCTGLSEPDHPFPRPNVHERIDRALAKIKPDVVIACYGMNDGIYYPFSEERFHKYQHGIREIIRKVNASGAKLILMTPPAFDPLPLKEKGKLLPAGAEKYAWHSIYEDYDSVLKKYAAWLVTLDNEVEMVIDLHTPVSDYVARQRKENPNFTMSPDGVHVNNEGHAVLASAILSAWGIPESGISDQQLDELIGKRQAILHAAWVTHVGHLRPGVKEGLSLEKANAAANELQQQIDDRLIRLRPLLDRTQGQIHHLFYPASKKEGELSLVADFYLWIPPETTHVRGIIVHQHGCGDGASKGGATAANDLHWRELAKKWDCALLGTSIEGRQGTNCRDWCDARNGSAERFVQALGDFAKSTGHAEIAEVPWCLWGHSGGGFWASIMQALYPERIVAIWLQSGQAHSRWTSGEIPSLEVPGAAYGIPVVACPGFKEKGDKRFRVAWDGCLAMFKAYRQRNAPFIFAPDPLTGHECGDSRYLAIPFFDTCLSLRLPDADSKSQELKAIDMSKGLFATIDGKSIASSPSENQREETVWLPSPEFAEVWKEFIEKGSVSDKMPPPAPTNVRLVKSEAGTTRIAWNAIADFESGIAGFKVMQGGRVVAKKPESPKKRFGRPLFQSMSYHDTPEQPLPKMQLELDSEKLSDEPITVVTVNSSGLESKPVRVKESGVK, from the coding sequence ATGAAACAACTGACACTGATAGCATTCACACTGTTTGGGTTAATCAACCATCCTGATGGATCATTGGCTGAGGATTCTAAGTTTCCAGTCGATGCGAAACGAGTCCTTTTCCTCGGGGACTCGATCACACACGCTGGGCAGTTCATTTCAGAAATTGAAAAAGAATTGCTACTTCAATCAAATGGAAACATCCCAGAATTGATTAATCTGGGACTCTCGAGCGAAACCTGCACCGGGCTTTCTGAGCCGGATCATCCTTTTCCTCGTCCGAATGTTCACGAACGGATTGACCGGGCGCTCGCCAAGATCAAGCCGGATGTTGTCATCGCCTGTTATGGAATGAATGATGGTATTTACTATCCGTTTTCCGAAGAGCGGTTTCACAAATACCAGCATGGAATTCGAGAGATTATTCGAAAGGTGAACGCATCCGGAGCAAAGCTGATCTTGATGACTCCTCCAGCTTTTGATCCGCTTCCGTTGAAAGAAAAAGGGAAGCTCTTGCCTGCTGGAGCAGAGAAGTACGCCTGGCATTCAATTTACGAAGACTACGATTCTGTTCTTAAGAAATACGCAGCTTGGCTGGTCACTCTCGATAATGAAGTCGAGATGGTTATCGACTTGCATACACCGGTCAGCGACTATGTTGCGCGTCAGCGAAAAGAGAATCCAAACTTCACCATGTCCCCTGATGGTGTGCATGTCAACAACGAAGGGCATGCGGTTCTGGCGTCTGCGATTTTGAGTGCCTGGGGGATTCCGGAAAGCGGTATTTCGGATCAGCAACTTGATGAATTGATTGGGAAACGTCAAGCAATTTTACACGCAGCGTGGGTCACGCATGTCGGACATCTCCGTCCCGGTGTGAAGGAAGGTCTCTCGCTTGAGAAAGCGAATGCAGCAGCAAACGAACTCCAACAGCAGATTGACGATCGACTGATTCGCCTGCGGCCTCTGCTGGACCGAACTCAAGGGCAGATTCACCACCTCTTCTATCCTGCTTCGAAAAAGGAAGGCGAACTTTCTTTGGTAGCGGATTTCTACTTGTGGATTCCTCCCGAAACAACGCACGTTCGAGGCATCATCGTTCACCAACATGGTTGCGGAGATGGAGCGTCAAAGGGAGGAGCAACGGCAGCGAACGACTTGCATTGGAGAGAACTCGCCAAGAAGTGGGATTGTGCTTTGTTGGGGACGTCGATTGAAGGGCGTCAAGGTACAAATTGCCGCGACTGGTGCGATGCTCGCAACGGATCAGCGGAACGATTCGTGCAAGCACTGGGTGATTTTGCAAAGTCCACCGGGCATGCTGAAATCGCTGAGGTTCCGTGGTGCTTGTGGGGACATTCCGGTGGCGGATTCTGGGCCAGTATTATGCAGGCTCTGTATCCCGAACGGATTGTTGCGATCTGGTTGCAATCAGGACAGGCTCATTCACGCTGGACGAGCGGTGAGATTCCCTCGCTGGAAGTCCCCGGTGCAGCCTATGGAATTCCGGTTGTGGCCTGTCCAGGATTCAAGGAGAAAGGAGACAAGCGATTCCGAGTTGCGTGGGATGGTTGTCTGGCGATGTTCAAAGCTTATCGTCAGCGAAACGCCCCATTCATCTTCGCACCTGACCCATTGACAGGACACGAGTGCGGCGATTCTCGCTATCTGGCAATTCCATTTTTTGACACATGCCTGAGTCTGCGACTGCCTGATGCAGACTCAAAGAGTCAGGAATTGAAAGCGATCGACATGAGCAAGGGGCTGTTCGCAACCATTGATGGAAAGTCGATCGCTTCAAGTCCAAGTGAGAATCAGAGAGAAGAAACTGTTTGGCTTCCAAGTCCTGAATTCGCCGAGGTCTGGAAAGAATTTATTGAGAAAGGATCGGTGAGTGACAAGATGCCGCCACCTGCTCCGACGAATGTCAGGCTGGTGAAAAGTGAAGCTGGGACCACAAGAATTGCCTGGAACGCAATTGCTGATTTCGAAAGTGGAATTGCAGGCTTCAAAGTGATGCAAGGGGGGCGCGTTGTTGCCAAGAAACCAGAAAGTCCCAAAAAGCGATTTGGTCGCCCCTTGTTCCAAAGCATGTCCTATCACGACACCCCGGAGCAACCGCTTCCAAAAATGCAATTGGAACTGGACTCAGAGAAGTTGTCCGATGAGCCGATCACTGTCGTTACTGTGAATAGTTCTGGGCTGGAATCGAAACCGGTTCGAGTCAAAGAAAGCGGTGTGAAATAA
- the tpx gene encoding thiol peroxidase, protein MPNVTLKGNAVTLVGDELKAGGAAPDFQLQSNAMEEVTLASSAGKTRIIATVPSLDTGVCHAETKRFNDEAANLDGVEILVVSTDLPFGQKRWCGAEGVDKVSCLSDHRTVEFGKSYGVLISGGPLDRCLTRAIFVIDSNDQIKHVEYCSEITEHPDYDAALAAAKS, encoded by the coding sequence ATGCCAAACGTCACACTCAAAGGAAATGCGGTTACGCTAGTTGGAGACGAACTTAAGGCTGGTGGGGCCGCCCCTGATTTTCAACTTCAGAGCAACGCAATGGAAGAAGTGACCCTCGCTTCGTCCGCCGGGAAGACTCGTATCATTGCAACGGTTCCCTCGCTAGACACTGGTGTTTGTCACGCTGAAACCAAGCGATTCAACGACGAAGCAGCCAACTTGGACGGCGTTGAAATTCTTGTTGTGAGCACAGACTTGCCATTTGGTCAAAAACGCTGGTGCGGCGCCGAAGGTGTCGACAAAGTCAGTTGCCTGAGTGACCACCGAACTGTTGAATTCGGGAAATCCTACGGCGTGCTCATCTCCGGTGGACCGCTCGATCGCTGCCTCACCCGAGCGATCTTCGTGATCGACAGCAACGATCAGATCAAGCATGTCGAATACTGCTCAGAAATCACCGAACACCCTGATTACGATGCCGCTCTCGCTGCTGCAAAATCGTAA